In one Pseudomonas sp. SG20056 genomic region, the following are encoded:
- a CDS encoding hotdog fold domain-containing protein, whose product MSQMLQMFQQAGPLQFSAMIGQVAPYFASIAPQFVELRPGYAEVTFPKRREVLNHIGTVHAIALCNAAELVAGTMTDASIPEGCRWIPRGMSVEYLAKADGDVRAVADGSAIDWSQLGDVIVPVQAFVGDKAVFRADITMYVSQA is encoded by the coding sequence ATGAGCCAGATGTTACAGATGTTCCAGCAGGCAGGCCCGCTGCAGTTCAGCGCCATGATCGGCCAGGTCGCGCCCTACTTCGCCAGCATCGCCCCGCAATTTGTCGAGCTGCGCCCAGGTTACGCCGAAGTCACCTTCCCCAAACGCCGCGAGGTGCTCAACCATATCGGCACCGTGCACGCGATAGCCCTGTGCAACGCAGCTGAGCTGGTTGCCGGAACCATGACCGACGCCTCCATCCCCGAAGGCTGCCGCTGGATTCCGCGCGGCATGAGCGTGGAATACCTGGCCAAAGCCGATGGCGATGTTCGCGCCGTGGCCGATGGCAGCGCCATCGACTGGAGCCAACTGGGCGACGTGATCGTGCCTGTACAAGCCTTTGTCGGTGACAAAGCAGTGTTTCGCGCGGACATCACCATGTACGTCAGTCAGGCCTGA
- a CDS encoding TetR/AcrR family transcriptional regulator, which translates to MARRSRKDEILQAALACFTEVGVDGTTIEMIRDRSEASIGSLYHHFGNKERIIAALYLAGTAEYAAMLEEGFATADCAEACVKLLVTSYIDWVAANPDWARFVLHSRSRVEAGEMGEQLREANREHFQRIFAALSRYREEGLFKAMPVDCFASVIIGPTHDFSRNWLAGRTQTQLADCRELLAQVAWDSVKA; encoded by the coding sequence ATGGCCCGTCGTTCCCGCAAAGATGAAATCCTCCAGGCCGCGCTGGCCTGTTTCACCGAGGTCGGAGTCGATGGCACCACCATCGAGATGATCCGTGATCGTTCCGAGGCCAGCATCGGCAGCCTGTATCACCACTTCGGCAACAAGGAGCGAATCATTGCTGCGCTCTATCTGGCAGGTACGGCTGAGTACGCGGCGATGTTGGAGGAGGGCTTTGCCACGGCTGACTGCGCCGAGGCCTGCGTCAAGCTGCTGGTCACCAGCTATATCGACTGGGTGGCGGCCAATCCTGACTGGGCGCGGTTCGTCCTGCACAGCCGCAGCCGGGTGGAAGCGGGGGAAATGGGCGAGCAGCTGCGTGAAGCCAATCGCGAGCACTTTCAGCGCATATTTGCCGCACTCTCGCGCTACCGCGAAGAGGGGCTGTTCAAGGCCATGCCGGTGGACTGCTTTGCTTCAGTGATCATCGGACCCACCCACGACTTCTCGCGCAACTGGCTGGCCGGGCGTACGCAGACACAGCTGGCGGATTGTCGCGAGCTGTTGGCTCAGGTGGCCTGGGATAGCGTGAAAGCCTGA
- a CDS encoding YhdH/YhfP family quinone oxidoreductase, with protein MSKFSALQAREGAAGGFEQVIVQRDIDDLPAGELLIRVKYSSLNYKDALSASGNRGVTKSFPHTPGIDAAGVVEASSVTEFSVGDEVIVTGYDLGMNTSGGLAQYIRIPAGWALKRPKGLSLREAMVLGTAGLTAALCVDKLEQSGLTPDAGTVLVTGATGGVGSVAVALLTTLGYRVAASTGKAEQANYLKALGAQQIVLRAELQDGTDKSMLKEQWAGAVDCVGGDILFNVVKSLRYGASVACCGLTAGVGFKGSVLPFILRGVNLLGVDSVELPLVVKASMWDKLSLQWKVKLDALVTEVTLEQLPDAIAQILAGKQVGRVLVNLA; from the coding sequence ATGAGCAAGTTCAGTGCATTGCAAGCCCGTGAAGGCGCAGCGGGCGGTTTCGAACAGGTGATTGTGCAGCGTGATATCGATGACTTGCCCGCCGGCGAACTACTGATTCGGGTCAAGTATTCCTCGCTTAACTACAAGGATGCGTTGTCCGCGAGTGGCAACCGTGGCGTGACCAAAAGCTTTCCACACACACCGGGTATAGACGCCGCGGGCGTGGTGGAGGCCTCAAGTGTGACTGAGTTCAGCGTGGGGGATGAGGTGATCGTCACTGGCTATGACCTGGGGATGAACACGTCGGGCGGGTTGGCTCAGTACATTCGCATTCCCGCCGGCTGGGCGCTGAAACGACCTAAAGGATTATCGCTGCGCGAGGCCATGGTGCTCGGCACCGCTGGGCTGACGGCTGCGCTGTGTGTCGACAAGCTGGAGCAAAGCGGGCTGACGCCGGATGCTGGCACCGTACTGGTGACGGGTGCCACAGGTGGTGTTGGCAGTGTCGCGGTGGCTTTGTTAACTACCCTGGGTTACCGCGTGGCAGCATCGACTGGCAAGGCCGAGCAGGCGAATTACCTCAAGGCGCTAGGCGCGCAGCAAATTGTGCTGCGTGCCGAACTGCAGGACGGTACCGACAAATCGATGCTCAAGGAGCAGTGGGCCGGCGCGGTGGACTGTGTGGGTGGGGATATCCTGTTCAACGTGGTCAAGTCGCTGCGTTACGGCGCCAGCGTTGCCTGCTGCGGTCTGACGGCTGGCGTCGGCTTCAAGGGCAGTGTGCTGCCGTTTATCCTGCGCGGGGTGAATCTGCTCGGGGTCGATTCGGTCGAGCTGCCGTTGGTGGTCAAGGCTTCGATGTGGGACAAGCTGTCGCTGCAGTGGAAGGTCAAGCTGGATGCGCTGGTCACCGAGGTGACGCTTGAGCAGCTGCCAGATGCGATTGCGCAGATCCTTGCGGGCAAGCAGGTTGGTCGGGTGTTGGTCAACCTGGCTTGA
- a CDS encoding DUF934 domain-containing protein has product MQRIIKNGQLIDESWHLLPKDATLDGIPNCDDLIVPLGLWVEHSTALKARDGGLGVWLDAGEEIEEIADQLDNFQVIALNFPAFTDGRHTSTAYLLRNRYGYKGEVRAIGDVLRDQLFSYLRVGFDAFALREDKDPLDALRAFEEFSEVYQASTDQPLPLFRRRA; this is encoded by the coding sequence ATGCAGCGAATCATTAAGAACGGCCAGCTGATCGATGAAAGCTGGCACCTGCTGCCTAAGGACGCCACGCTGGACGGCATTCCCAACTGCGACGATCTGATCGTGCCGCTGGGCTTGTGGGTCGAGCACAGCACCGCGCTCAAGGCCCGCGATGGCGGCCTGGGCGTGTGGCTGGACGCGGGTGAGGAAATCGAGGAAATCGCCGATCAGCTGGATAACTTCCAGGTCATCGCGCTGAACTTCCCGGCCTTTACTGATGGACGCCACACCTCCACTGCCTACCTGCTGCGTAACCGCTACGGCTACAAAGGCGAAGTGCGTGCCATTGGCGATGTGCTGCGCGATCAGTTGTTCTCTTATCTGCGCGTGGGTTTCGATGCCTTCGCCCTGCGTGAGGACAAAGACCCGCTGGATGCCCTGAGAGCCTTCGAGGAGTTCAGCGAGGTCTATCAAGCCTCCACGGACCAGCCACTGCCGCTATTCCGTCGCCGCGCCTGA